A window of Nocardiopsis sp. Huas11 genomic DNA:
GCGACTCTGACGACACCCAGGCCCCGGTCCCGTCGGCGCTCAAGATCCTGGTGGCGGGCGGTTTCGGCGCCGGTAAGACCACGATGGTCGCATCGGTGAGCGAGATCGCGCCGCTCAGCACCGAGGAGGTGATGACCGAGGCCAGCTACGGCATCGACGACCTGTCCGGTGTGGAGGCCAAGACGACCACCACGGTGGCGCTCGACTTCGGCCGCATCACCATCAACGACAGCCTCGTCCTGTACCTGTTCGGCACGCCCGGGCAGGAGCGGTTCTGGTTCATGTGGGACGAACTCTCCGAGGGCGCGCTGGGCGCGATCGTCCTCGCCGACACCCGCCGGCTGGAGACCTGCTTCGCCGCGGTCGACT
This region includes:
- a CDS encoding ATP/GTP-binding protein, which encodes MASSDSDDTQAPVPSALKILVAGGFGAGKTTMVASVSEIAPLSTEEVMTEASYGIDDLSGVEAKTTTTVALDFGRITINDSLVLYLFGTPGQERFWFMWDELSEGALGAIVLADTRRLETCFAAVDFFERRGVPFVVAVNCFEGAHAYEPSEVRDALSLDPGIPVVLCDARERQSSKEVLLTLVNRVAERMAA